One part of the Nymphalis io chromosome 22, ilAglIoxx1.1, whole genome shotgun sequence genome encodes these proteins:
- the LOC126777185 gene encoding solute carrier family 2, facilitated glucose transporter member 8-like encodes MHRNRIERTASKRWRGSVRRVVAATVYNLSCFTHGCSTGWVSGVLGNEALTGGAWLAALPCLVALPAAPMFAVLADTRGRRAGALCICLSFIISWSLAAWCGARGVWAARVAAGAGGAGALALAPLYCAEIAPRTRGLAAMPALACSCGILFAYSAGGILSAHALSLSMAIPPAILLLSLIWLPETPSFLISVGKIQEAAKIMCWFDGSDFREDLTDVIEQQEVRIRISEGYGRKEVMRRQDSDTFQPMLKRSSGLESNSDRDRVEKSACRELFRHGSNRRALLSCCVVLCAAAGSGAGAVNSFAAAVLRHSAHSVPVLNITAYNFTIYNGTLPRAIFESSEAGSMLCGTALVLGAAVATVTVDKVGRKTLLLWSCTGIVLGLTVLGIYCDPHLRMHSWYFHRLWPLRKFNYKEKNIRERIEIQGNYTIYNNTVGQFLNDSGKSWYKVTVEEHNYTMDTNWSVKFEQRDKEDIAIWLPVIILSLVLFLYNIGLGSVPFVLISELFAVNVRSLASSFLIAWMWFSNFLVLRYFGTIAVSLGLHAAYYICASITLISAGYIYIVIPETKGKSQNQINEALEGPWILFRSKRKNER; translated from the exons aaACCGCATTGAAAGAACAGCCTCGAAGCGTTGGCGTGGTTCAGTCCGTCGAGTGGTAGCGGCTACAGTTT ACAACCTATCTTGCTTCACGCATGGTTGCAGCACAGGCTGGGTTTCTGGTGTTCTTGGCAATGAAGCACTAACTGGTGGCGCATGGCTGGCAGCGCTACCATGCCTGGTTGCGCTGCCAGCAGCACCCATGTTCGCTGTGTTAGCCGACACGCGGGGAAGAAGAGCAGGAGCGCTTTGTATATGTCTTAGCTTTATT ATTAGCTGGTCGTTAGCTGCCTGGTGTGGAGCTCGAGGCGTGTGGGCAGCGAGGGTTGCAGCAGGAGCAGGTGGTGCTGGTGCACTTGCGTTGGCTCCACTTTACTGTGCAGAAATTGCGCCCAGAACTAGAGGTCTTGCTGCTATGCCAGCATTGGCATGcag ttGCGGTATCCTCTTTGCCTATTCAGCCGGTGGTATATTATCTGCGCATGCTTTATCTCTATCAATGGCTATACCACCAGCTATTCTGCTGCTATCTTTGATTTGGTTGCCAGAAACACCTTCATTTCTTATCAGCGTTGGAAAAATTCAG GAAGCAGCAAAAATCATGTGCTGGTTCGACGGATCTGATTTCCGAGAAGACTTGACTGATGTAATCGAGCAGCAAGAGGTCCGCATACGCATATCAGAAGGATATGGAAGGAAAGAAGTTATGAGAAGACAGGACTCTGATACTTTCCAACCAATGCTAAAACGGAGTAGTGGGCTTGAATCTAACTCTGATCGAGATAGAGTTGAGAAATCAGCATGTAGAGAACTAT TCCGTCACGGCAGCAATCGCCGCGCTCTGTTGTCATGTTGTGTGGTACTGTGCGCGGCAGCAGGCAGTGGTGCGGGTGCCGTCAACAGTTTTGCAGCCGCCGTACTGCGCCATTCCGCGCACAGCGTGCCCGTCTTAAACATCACCGCTTATAACTTTACCATTTACAATGG AACCCTACCTCGTGCGATATTCGAGTCATCGGAAGCTGGTTCAATGCTATGCGGCACAGCACTGGTGCTAGGAGCGGCCGTCGCCACAGTCACCGTTGACAAAGTTGGAAGGAAG ACACTTCTGCTTTGGTCGTGTACTGGAATAGTCTTGGGGTTGACGGTATTAGGAATATACTGTGATCCCCACCTACGCATGCACTCCTGGTACTTCCATCGCTTGTGGCCGTTACGGAAATTCAATTATAAGGAAAAGAACATTCGAGAAAGAATTGAAATTCAAGGAAATTATACGATTTACAATAATACCGTCGGTCAGTTTCTTAATGATAGTGGAAAATCGTGGTATAAAGTTACCGTTGAAGAACACAATTACACAATGGATACTAATTGGTCGGTTAAGTTTGAGCAACGAGACAAAGAAGACATAGCAATATGGCTGCCAGTTATTATACTGTCCTTGGTATTGTTCTTGTATAATATTGGACTCGGTTCAGTGCCCTTCGTCTTGATATCGGAACTATTTGCTGtcaat gtGCGCAGTCTAGCATCCAGCTTCCTCATCGCTTGGATGTGGTTCAGCAATTTCCTCGTTCTCCGCTACTTCGGAACTATCGCCGTCTCGCTCGGCCTCCACGCCGCGTACTACATCTGCGCCTCAATCACACTCATAAGCGCCGGGTACATTTACATAGTGATACCCGAAACTAAAGGTAAAAGTCAGAACCAAATTAATGAAGCCTTGGAGGGACCTTGGATTCTTTTCAGGAGTAAGAGGAAAAATGAACGATGA